In a single window of the Branchiostoma floridae strain S238N-H82 chromosome 2, Bfl_VNyyK, whole genome shotgun sequence genome:
- the LOC118409743 gene encoding histone lysine acetyltransferase CREBBP-like — protein sequence MDSTSVDVQKNQPSLSPEARRQAMQRCIREVAHACQCRDAACDLQGCRKMKRVLQHYKGCKKKVNGSCRACEQLIFLCCYHAKRCRQQKCPMPFCLIIKRKLGQLELQQLLGRQDVTSFLQLIFSPSPQETRHQYIQWCANTMGHANQCRDVACSLQGCHKMKRVVQRIKKRAQEYREARQVAILYDCPTKPLPPLGSSRS from the exons ATGGACAGTACCTCAGTGGATGTACAGAAAAATCAG CCCAGTCTGAGTCCCGAGGCCCGGCGTCAGGCCATGCAGCGGTGCATCCGGGAAGTGGCTCACGCCTGTCAGTGCCGAGACGCCGCCTGCGACTTACAGGGGTGTCGTAAGATGAAACGTGTGTTGCAGCACTACAAGGGATGTAAGAAGAAGGTCAATGGCAGCTGCCGTGCTTGTGAGCAGCTGATTTTTCTCTGCTGTTACCATGCCAAACGTTGCCGACAGCAGAAGTGTCCAATGCCATTCTGTCTCATCATCAAGCGCAAGTTGGGTCAGCTGGAGCTACAGCAACTGTTGGGGCGGCAAGACGTG ACGTCTTTCCTTCAGCTTATCTTCAGTCCGAGTCCACAGGAGACCCGGCACCAGTACATCCAGTGGTGCGCCAATACAATGGGTCACGCCAATCAGTGCCGAGACGTCGCCTGCAGCCTACAGGGATGTCATAAGATGAAACGTGTGGTGCAGCGCATCAAGAAACG TGCGCAGGAGTATAGGGAGGCCCGTCAAGTGGCTATTCTGTACGACTGCCCCACGAAGCCGTTGCCTCCGCTCGGATCATCAAGGTCATAA